The DNA segment GCCCTCCGCCGGCACCGATAGGTCGACCCAGCCATTCCCGTCGGTGGTGACGTCGCTGGCGGTGCCGCTGTAGTCGTGGAGCGTGGTGTTCGTCCACGACGTGTACACTCGCCGAGAACGAGTTCCGGTGGCGTTGTTGATGCCGACCAGCAGGTTGTTGTACCGCTCGTACACCGCGAGGTCGGTCCCGGCGTGGCGCCAGTAGGTTTCTCCGCCGGCGAGGTTCTTCTTCACCCACACCATGTTGTTGACGGCGTCGTCGTCGAGGATGGCGTTTGGATAGAGGTTGTAGATCATCGGCGTCCCCTCGACGGTCAGGACGAACGCGTGGGCGAGGTGGTACTGGTCGGGCGCGCCCTCGTCGTGGTTCTGGACGAAGGGATGAGCGTGCCAGGGGTCTTGGGCGACCAGCCCCGCACCCTTCAACTGGCTCAGGTCGCCGCCGGAGAACGCGTCGTGGAGCACCCAGTACAGCGGGTAGTCGAAGGCGTCCATCCCGGTGTCGACGTACCCCTGGACGTAGTCGACGCTCCCGCTGTACACCTCGCCGATGCGGGCCATCCCGAGTTCGTCGGCCTTCGGGTTGGCGTGGTCGCGCCAGTACTTCTCCTCGACGTGCTTGGCCGCGTCGTAGCGGTAGCCGTCGGCCCCGAACGACGCGATCTTCTCCATGTAGTTCATCAGTTCGCCCCGGACGTAGTCGGAGGTCGAGGACTCGTACTGGGCGAGGTCGGGCAGTCCGAGGAGTTCGCCGTGTTCGACCTGGTGGTCGTCGCTCCAGTCGTCGATGGAGCCGACATCGTGGTGGAAGTCGCTGTAGGAGAACCGCGGGAAGTCGTAGTCGTAGCCCGTTGCCATGTGGTTCATTACGCAGTCGACGTACACCTCCAGCCCCTGGTTGTGGGCCTCGTCGATCAGCGCCTGGAGGTCGGCCTCGGTGCCGAACTCACTGTCGAACGTGGTGAAGTCGACGGGCTGGTACCCCAGCGGCGGGTCGTTGCGGCCGCTCTGGTCCTCCCAGGTCAGGTCGCTCTTCTGGGGCGCCTGTATCCAGACGGCGTCGTACCCCCGGTCTGCGACCGTCGAGAGGTTGCCGG comes from the Halorussus vallis genome and includes:
- a CDS encoding alpha-amylase domain-containing protein, with the protein product MGRGAGGGDAVKECAGGERTAGSIPSASLTRRAFVGGLSAVGVGAGLREFSGKASAAGEPIHFQYFHETWPTITGNLSTVADRGYDAVWIQAPQKSDLTWEDQSGRNDPPLGYQPVDFTTFDSEFGTEADLQALIDEAHNQGLEVYVDCVMNHMATGYDYDFPRFSYSDFHHDVGSIDDWSDDHQVEHGELLGLPDLAQYESSTSDYVRGELMNYMEKIASFGADGYRYDAAKHVEEKYWRDHANPKADELGMARIGEVYSGSVDYVQGYVDTGMDAFDYPLYWVLHDAFSGGDLSQLKGAGLVAQDPWHAHPFVQNHDEGAPDQYHLAHAFVLTVEGTPMIYNLYPNAILDDDAVNNMVWVKKNLAGGETYWRHAGTDLAVYERYNNLLVGINNATGTRSRRVYTSWTNTTLHDYSGTASDVTTDGNGWVDLSVPAEGWVFYAPY